From one Comamonas piscis genomic stretch:
- a CDS encoding HipA domain-containing protein: protein MNDLQQAIERALSGGSRSGQQLLDALDISQPTLSRTIRELSTRITMFREPGQRAPQYALLRKLPLGLHARQRVYRFLSTGNIVPYADLEFLAGGGTLERQEAGAIRLYEGLPPYMLFAAPSGFLGRQLAQTAARNQPFPASLKDWSDDHRIAFLFTQGLNLPGNLIFGDLPLQREMDLMRQPRPQGQDKLDIYVGLAQQLKNESYGSSAGGEQPKFLWVAEDTGSVIVKFARTGSRMAELLPLEHLALACLADVGVPTAKTQLLARGEFVFLEVQRFDRIGKQGRLGMLSAGAVDDEFFGARDTWPEFAARCVHAEYLSQQHAEHVDIMAAFSELIGNTDRHFENISLLIGDDGEYLGIAPAYDILPMRYASIGGGMDPELVPIEPKVSTIGAVPRVWSLAAAAADAFWEAASQAQGAAPTSAAMRELATRNRIVAREFAAPLLPLP from the coding sequence ATGAACGATCTCCAACAAGCTATTGAACGTGCGCTATCGGGTGGCTCTCGCTCTGGCCAGCAGTTGTTGGATGCGCTCGATATCAGCCAACCCACGCTCTCACGAACTATTCGCGAACTATCCACGCGCATTACCATGTTCCGCGAACCGGGCCAGCGCGCACCGCAGTACGCGTTGTTGCGCAAGCTGCCGCTGGGGCTGCACGCACGCCAACGGGTGTACCGCTTTTTGTCGACGGGCAATATCGTCCCGTATGCGGACCTGGAGTTTCTCGCGGGCGGCGGCACCTTGGAGCGCCAAGAGGCTGGCGCCATTCGCCTGTACGAAGGCCTGCCGCCGTATATGTTGTTTGCAGCGCCGTCGGGCTTTTTGGGCCGCCAGCTCGCGCAAACCGCGGCGCGCAACCAACCCTTCCCCGCCAGCCTGAAGGACTGGAGCGACGACCACCGCATTGCTTTCTTGTTCACCCAAGGCCTGAATCTGCCGGGCAACTTGATATTTGGTGATCTTCCCTTGCAACGGGAGATGGATCTGATGCGCCAGCCACGGCCCCAGGGCCAGGACAAGTTGGACATCTATGTGGGCCTTGCGCAGCAGCTCAAGAATGAATCCTATGGCTCCAGCGCTGGTGGCGAGCAACCGAAGTTTCTTTGGGTTGCGGAAGACACCGGGTCGGTAATCGTCAAGTTCGCGCGCACCGGCAGCCGCATGGCCGAGCTGTTGCCGCTGGAGCACTTGGCACTGGCATGCCTCGCAGACGTGGGGGTGCCCACCGCCAAAACTCAGCTGCTGGCCCGGGGCGAATTTGTGTTTTTGGAAGTGCAGCGCTTTGACCGTATCGGCAAGCAAGGGCGGCTGGGCATGCTCTCGGCCGGCGCTGTGGATGATGAGTTCTTTGGTGCGCGCGATACCTGGCCCGAGTTTGCTGCGCGCTGCGTGCATGCCGAATACTTGAGCCAGCAGCATGCCGAGCATGTTGACATCATGGCCGCCTTCAGCGAGCTGATCGGCAACACCGACCGGCATTTTGAGAACATTTCGCTGTTGATCGGCGACGATGGCGAGTACCTGGGCATTGCACCGGCTTATGACATTTTGCCGATGCGCTATGCGTCGATCGGCGGTGGGATGGACCCCGAGCTGGTGCCGATTGAGCCCAAGGTCAGCACCATTGGCGCCGTGCCCCGGGTCTGGAGCCTGGCAGCAGCGGCGGCCGATGCGTTCTGGGAGGCAGCCAGCCAAGCACAAGGGGCCGCGCCCACGTCAGCGGCCATGCGCGAGCTGGCAACACGCAACCGCATAGTGGCACGCGAGTTTGCGGCGCCGCTTTTGCCGCTGCCATAA
- a CDS encoding LysR family transcriptional regulator has product MDWLKCFVAVVDTGSLSGAAGEVHRSQSAVSMQLKKLEAAVGHRLLERDSRSQQITPEGQRLLSYARRILDLHSEAQFALQGEALTGSVRLGVPDDYAAKYLTPVLRRFAPRHSGVEIVLSCEQSTALIPRVAAGELDLALISRDHARRGSLLFHEPMVWVGSEHFELWRRNPLPIAVYEEASLARRGALHALAQQGRQHRVVYNSSSLAGQIAAVESGLAVAALTQCSAPPHLQVLGSQHGLGPLAPMEVAVYRSKESRRSKAVDSLYNLLVNTLRLGQGAVAG; this is encoded by the coding sequence ATGGATTGGCTCAAATGCTTTGTCGCGGTGGTCGATACAGGATCACTCTCCGGCGCGGCAGGCGAGGTGCACCGCTCCCAGTCCGCCGTGAGCATGCAGCTCAAAAAGCTCGAAGCGGCCGTCGGCCACCGCCTGCTGGAGCGCGACAGCCGCAGCCAGCAGATCACGCCAGAGGGCCAGCGCCTGCTCAGCTATGCGCGGCGCATTCTCGATCTGCACAGCGAGGCGCAGTTTGCGCTGCAGGGCGAAGCGCTCACAGGCAGTGTGCGTCTGGGTGTTCCCGATGACTATGCCGCCAAGTACCTCACCCCCGTGCTCAGGCGCTTTGCGCCCCGCCACAGCGGCGTGGAGATCGTCCTCAGCTGCGAGCAATCGACCGCGCTGATTCCCCGCGTGGCGGCGGGCGAGCTGGATCTGGCTCTTATCTCGCGCGACCACGCCAGGCGCGGCAGCCTGCTGTTCCATGAGCCTATGGTCTGGGTGGGATCGGAGCATTTTGAGCTGTGGCGGCGCAATCCGCTGCCGATTGCGGTGTACGAAGAGGCCAGCCTGGCCCGGCGCGGCGCCCTGCATGCGCTGGCCCAGCAAGGGCGCCAGCACCGCGTGGTCTACAACAGCTCCAGCCTGGCGGGGCAGATTGCCGCTGTTGAGAGCGGGCTCGCCGTTGCCGCCTTGACCCAATGCAGCGCCCCGCCCCATCTGCAGGTGCTGGGCAGCCAACATGGGCTGGGCCCTTTGGCTCCGATGGAGGTCGCCGTGTACCGGAGCAAGGAATCGCGGCGCTCCAAGGCGGTGGACAGCCTGTACAACTTGCTGGTGAATACGTTGCGATTGGGACAGGGGGCAGTGGCTGGCTAA